Proteins from a genomic interval of bacterium:
- a CDS encoding BrnT family toxin has protein sequence MVQFEWDKEKAKRNYKKHGVSFEEGSTVFYDPLSATFEDPDHSDDEPRLITIGFSLQGRLLVVSHTERGKAIRIISTRPATKHERKKHEN, from the coding sequence ATGGTACAATTCGAATGGGATAAAGAAAAAGCAAAACGAAACTATAAAAAACACGGTGTTTCTTTTGAAGAAGGCTCAACAGTGTTTTATGATCCTTTATCAGCCACTTTTGAGGATCCGGATCATTCAGATGATGAGCCAAGGTTAATTACAATAGGTTTTTCTTTGCAAGGCCGCCTCCTTGTAGTCTCGCACACTGAGAGGGGAAAAGCTATACGTATTATCAGTACACGGCCTGCAACCAAGCATGAAAGGAAAAAACATGAAAACTAA
- the hisI gene encoding phosphoribosyl-AMP cyclohydrolase, with translation MINLAFEKLNGMITAVIQDYKTNEILMLAFMNKEAWEKTLSTGKAHFYSRSRNKLWMKGEESGNAQIVKEIFIDCDEDAVVLRVEQIGGAACHTGYNTCFYRKVNGDKLTIIKKEKVFDPEKVYNKNGKRKN, from the coding sequence ATGATTAACCTTGCTTTTGAAAAATTAAACGGAATGATTACAGCCGTTATCCAGGATTACAAAACGAATGAAATACTGATGCTTGCATTTATGAATAAAGAAGCCTGGGAGAAAACGTTATCGACCGGTAAAGCCCATTTTTACAGCCGCTCACGCAATAAACTATGGATGAAAGGCGAAGAATCGGGAAATGCACAAATTGTTAAAGAGATATTTATTGACTGCGACGAGGATGCAGTAGTTTTAAGAGTAGAACAAATCGGCGGCGCCGCGTGCCATACCGGATACAATACCTGTTTTTACCGTAAAGTTAACGGCGATAAACTTACGATAATAAAAAAAGAGAAAGTATTTGACCCTGAAAAGGTGTATAATAAGAACGGAAAACGGAAGAACTGA
- the tatA gene encoding twin-arginine translocase TatA/TatE family subunit, translating to MFGNLGMSELIVILIIALIIFGPGKLPEVGKAIGKGVQNFKKAMSGEDEDDKKASENTTKATDDKKELKG from the coding sequence ATGTTTGGTAATTTAGGCATGAGTGAATTAATTGTTATCCTCATTATCGCCCTGATAATTTTCGGGCCGGGAAAATTGCCGGAAGTCGGGAAGGCCATCGGAAAAGGCGTCCAGAATTTTAAAAAGGCGATGAGCGGCGAGGATGAAGATGATAAAAAGGCTTCAGAAAACACTACAAAAGCTACTGATGACAAAAAAGAATTAAAAGGGTAA
- a CDS encoding PDZ domain-containing protein, with translation MNIQKRIKFLTFIFIIAIISLSCAGKRFHHVNGSNIPESLNEKITRAIDKVKPALVRIHVVAIDYRDGREIKQEASGSGVIISKEGFVVTNHHVAGKAKRIVCTMSNREEVETELIGTDALTDIAVIKLKSEKYKEFPSANFGDSSKIKVGDNCLAMGSPLALSQSATLGIISNTEMIMPQLFWPFNKFTLDGEDVGTLIKWIGHDAAIYGGNSGGPLVNLNGEIIGINEIGFGLSGAIPGNIAKESAEKLINSSEIERSWIGLYAQPLLKSSSVKKGVLVSSIIKDAPAEKSGLLPGDILIKFAGIEISVNSEEELPVFNQLVADLPIGKKIEAVILRDGSEKTLTLITEKRENAQSKKFELKEWGMTAGNITLFTAKELKRDSRDGVIVNNTRQGGPCSDAKPNIQAQDIITSIGDNPVKNIDDLLKITSGIVKDKTDPVPVKVSFERKSEEYITVVKLGIKSLDDPGREAKKAWLPANFQVITKDIARILELKDFSGGIRITKVYPKTTAENAGLKTGDIIVGLDGEKITATQPEDLETFQTIIRQYKIGSKINLKILRDKGEKEIEVELASTPKLDREMKKYRDDNFEFTARDITFFDQSEEKWEENQNGVLVTSVNEGGWAGLSHMAVNDLIISINGAPVKNVDELEKIMKKISVEQTKYIVFQVMRGISYRFIETEPDWGK, from the coding sequence ATGAATATACAAAAGCGAATAAAATTTTTAACTTTTATCTTTATAATCGCGATAATATCTCTTTCCTGCGCCGGCAAAAGATTCCACCATGTAAACGGCAGCAATATTCCGGAATCATTAAATGAAAAAATAACCAGGGCAATCGACAAAGTTAAACCCGCCCTTGTCCGAATACACGTGGTTGCCATAGACTACCGCGACGGCCGTGAGATAAAACAGGAAGCCTCAGGAAGCGGGGTCATTATCAGCAAAGAGGGATTTGTAGTCACAAACCACCATGTAGCCGGAAAGGCAAAACGGATTGTGTGCACCATGTCAAACAGGGAGGAGGTAGAAACAGAACTTATCGGCACAGACGCCCTTACAGACATTGCTGTTATTAAATTAAAATCAGAAAAATACAAGGAATTCCCTTCCGCGAATTTCGGGGACTCTTCAAAAATAAAAGTCGGGGATAACTGTCTCGCAATGGGAAGCCCTCTTGCGCTTTCCCAGTCCGCAACCCTTGGCATTATCAGCAATACTGAAATGATAATGCCACAGTTATTCTGGCCGTTTAATAAATTTACATTAGACGGTGAAGATGTCGGGACGCTTATAAAATGGATCGGTCATGACGCGGCGATTTACGGCGGGAATTCAGGAGGTCCCCTGGTCAACCTCAATGGTGAAATTATAGGTATAAATGAGATAGGTTTTGGGCTAAGCGGGGCAATCCCGGGGAATATCGCAAAAGAATCCGCGGAAAAACTTATTAATTCATCTGAAATAGAAAGAAGCTGGATAGGATTATATGCCCAGCCTCTTTTAAAATCATCATCTGTTAAAAAAGGTGTTCTTGTAAGCAGTATAATCAAAGACGCCCCCGCTGAAAAATCCGGATTACTCCCGGGAGATATTTTAATTAAATTCGCCGGTATTGAGATATCGGTAAATTCCGAAGAAGAACTTCCTGTCTTCAACCAGCTTGTTGCTGATTTGCCAATAGGTAAAAAAATAGAAGCCGTTATTTTGCGTGACGGCAGTGAAAAAACATTAACTTTGATTACTGAAAAAAGAGAAAACGCGCAATCCAAAAAATTTGAGTTAAAAGAATGGGGAATGACCGCCGGAAACATAACCCTTTTTACCGCCAAAGAATTAAAAAGAGACAGCCGTGACGGAGTAATTGTTAACAATACAAGACAGGGCGGACCTTGCAGTGACGCGAAACCAAATATTCAGGCACAGGACATAATTACCTCGATTGGGGACAATCCTGTAAAAAATATAGATGACCTTCTCAAAATTACATCCGGGATTGTAAAAGATAAAACCGATCCAGTTCCCGTAAAGGTTTCTTTTGAAAGAAAGTCAGAGGAATATATAACCGTGGTAAAACTCGGCATTAAAAGCCTGGATGATCCCGGCAGGGAGGCAAAAAAGGCGTGGCTTCCCGCGAATTTCCAGGTTATAACAAAGGACATTGCAAGGATATTGGAATTGAAAGATTTCAGCGGCGGGATACGAATCACAAAAGTCTATCCGAAAACCACTGCTGAAAATGCGGGCTTGAAAACAGGTGATATTATCGTTGGATTGGACGGAGAAAAAATTACCGCGACACAACCTGAAGACCTTGAAACTTTCCAGACTATTATCCGCCAGTATAAAATTGGAAGCAAAATAAATCTTAAAATATTAAGGGACAAGGGAGAAAAAGAAATTGAGGTTGAGCTCGCCTCTACTCCTAAACTGGACCGTGAAATGAAAAAATACCGTGATGACAATTTTGAGTTCACTGCCAGAGATATAACATTCTTCGACCAATCAGAGGAAAAGTGGGAAGAGAACCAAAATGGGGTTTTAGTTACAAGCGTAAACGAAGGCGGGTGGGCCGGACTGTCCCACATGGCGGTGAATGACCTTATTATTTCAATAAATGGTGCGCCGGTTAAAAATGTCGATGAATTGGAAAAAATTATGAAAAAAATATCGGTTGAACAAACAAAATATATCGTTTTTCAGGTAATGCGCGGAATAAGCTATAGATTTATTGAAACCGAACCGGACTGGGGAAAATAA